From the genome of Eucalyptus grandis isolate ANBG69807.140 chromosome 2, ASM1654582v1, whole genome shotgun sequence, one region includes:
- the LOC120286146 gene encoding putative disease resistance RPP13-like protein 1 codes for MAIGEIFLGSFFQFLLEKLASMVSNYAQREGTSTLLHKCEEMLKTINAVLDDAEDKQLDGDHRVKQWLDNVRDLAYDAEDLLDEFEIEAAQVKLGVESSTSKGGVKRKFLSFSQLHSPTFETKLQDIKDRFEDIVNKKAPLSLRENVVDRSHYTNKRLPSTSLPEPQFFGREKEEADILKLLIGEAKNVDSTLSIVSIIGMGGVGKMALAQRLYNNDKVSNCFERRAWVCVSDVFDVLDITKTILGSITKEPCKDKDLDRLQSKLKDNLSRKKFLVVLDDVWNVKYEEWTSLLKPFEVGAKGSKIIITTRNNSIVCIKRVSSYSLNVLSEDNCTSMLAYHALRARNFEGHPNFEKAGKRIAEKCKGLPLAAKMLGGLLHNRENPKEWEAILNNRTWDKAIGKDGEVLPALKLSYLHLPSCLKRCFAYCAIFPKDYEFERDELALLWIAEGFLGEEKEKEIILRLGRDCFDELVSRSFFQQSNVNTSKFLMHDLLNDLAKSIANTTCFTSGDSQAMSTKEKAHYASFVSWFVTSESSRAYAKTKVLRSLMLLNVQFSQRIFISGKVLHDLLTNLKYLRVLSLSHCGITEVPNCVCDLKYLRHLNLSYTGIKRLPESIGALWKLQVLILRGCWYLFMLPPHIANLVNLQFLDIRDTKNLKEMPLNIGNLRNLIILSKFVVGPERGSQLNELQNLPHLQGELLISKLQMVEEFGDAANANLFGKQDLSNLFLRWNEGFGNFRNTKCEARVLNSLRPHTNLENLTISYYGGGIFPSWFGDPSYSNIVYLCLHACLKVTSLPSLGQLPSLRELSLEGLSAVRMIGSEFYGTKSPFPSLTILKFEGLSAWKDWSYYAGGREEKVPFSCLQHLVVRRCRELTGELPRQLDNLIKLEICSCLHLNDSTNVVCLPSLYELHIEECNKEILKRLDHLTSLTILKIEDLAELVCFDNGFISHLINLKELRIRSCEKLTYLWQDGDGMRNLICLQSVVIEYCPQFTSFMRVQGEIELPHNLETIQLEHCVSLERLPSKMHTLRRLSIWDCPKIMGLTIPPNDPSSNNKMSQLEYLQIDHCDSWVSFPFAKDRLAALKTLDIKSCKGVESLAEITALESLESLDIGNCMNLRSLPQCLRMLVHLTHLEISDCAALEMEDLPPLPLTLSSLSLFRCMKIKSIASGNIDSCNNLTYLEIWECPALEMEDFPPLPITLLHLALYLCPKIKSLEWHRLTSLQWLEIIRCENIQCFPEGGLPPNLRSFYIRGCKNMKQPVRKWGLPMLTSLERLGMDGSSMGGEGDKECFPSEDSWCLLFPSSLTSLQIGHMRNVERLSNGLRNHLSSLQELSIECCPKLRDLPEDGLPPSLQQLHILGCEILKDRCSKHIGDYWPLIQEIPLIYIYGE; via the coding sequence ATGGCCATTGGAGAGATCTTTTTAGGTTCCTTCTTTCAGTTCCTGCTCGAAAAGTTGGCTTCTATGGTATCGAACTATGCGCAACGGGAAGGAACCAGCACCTTGCTCCATAAGTGTGAGGAGATGCTAAAAACAATCAATGCAGTGCTTGATGATGCAGAGGACAAGCAACTCGACGGTGACCATCGAGTGAAGCAGTGGCTGGACAACGTTAGGGACTTGGCCTATGACGCGGAAGACTTGCTCGATGAGTTCGAGATCGAAGCTGCTCAAGTCAAGTTGGGGGTAGAATCCAGCACAAGCAAAGGTGGGGTGAAAAGGAAGTTCCTTTCCTTTAGCCAATTGCACTCACCCACGTTTGAAACCAAGTTACAAGATATCAAAGATAGGTTTGAAGATATTGTCAACAAGAAGGCTCCTTTAAGCTTAAGAGAGAATGTTGTGGACAGATCTCACTACACCAACAAAAGGCTCCCCAGCACTTCTTTGCCAGAGCCTCAATTTTTCGGtagggagaaggaagaagcgGATATACTCAAATTACTGATAGGCGAAGCCAAAAATGTTGATAGCACACTAAGCATAGTCTCCATAATTGGGATGGGCGGTGTTGGAAAGATGGCCTTGGCTCAACGGTTGTATAACAAtgacaaagtgagtaattgttTTGAGAGGAGAGCATGGGTCTGTGTTTCAGATGTTTTTGATGTTCTTGACATAACAAAGACTATTTTGGGGTCAATCACCAAAGAGCCTTGCAAGGACAAAGATCTTGATAGGCTTCAATCAAAGTTGAAGGACAATCTATCTAgaaagaagtttcttgtggtcTTAGATGATGTTTGGAATGTGAAGTACGAAGAATGGACTTCCCTCCTAAAGCCATTTGAAGTCGGGGCCAAGGgaagcaagatcatcatcaCAACGCGTAACAATTCTATTGTTTGCATAAAAAGAGTTTCGTCATATTCTTTGAATGTGTTGTCTGAAGATAATTGTACCAGCATGTTAGCCTATCATGCTCTGAGAGCAAGAAATTTTGAGGGGCACCCAAATTTCGAAAAAGCAGGCAAGAGAATAGctgaaaaatgcaaaggttTACCTTTGGCAGCAAAGATGTTGGGCGGTCTCCTACATAATAGAGAGAATCCCAAAGAATGGGAAGCTATCTTAAATAACAGAACATGGGATAAAGCGATAGGAAAAGATGGTGAGGTTCTTCCAGCTTTGAAATTGAGTTATTTGCATCTTCCTTCTTGTTTGAAGAGATGTTTTGCGTATTGCGCTATATTTCCAAAGGACTACGAATTTGAGAGGGACGAGCTGGCACTCTTGTGGATAGCAGAGGGCTTTTTaggtgaagaaaaagaaaaagagattatCTTGAGATTAGGACGTGATTGCTTTGATGAGTTAGTATCTAGATCATTTTTTCAGCAATCCAATGTTAACACATCAAAGTTTTTGATGCATGATCTTTTGAATGATCTAGCAAAATCAATTGCGAATACGACATGCTTTACCTCTGGGGACTCTCAAGCAATGAGTACTAAAGAGAAAGCTCATTATGCATCATTTGTCTCATGGTTTGTTACATCAGAAAGCTCGAGAGCATATGCTAAAACGAAGGTACTAAGAAGTTTAATGCTGCtgaatgttcaatttagtcaacGAATTTTCATTTCCGGAAAGGTGCTGCATGACTTGCTAACAAACTTGAAGTACTTGCGGGTGCTATCATTATCTCATTGTGGCATCACAGAGGTACCGAATTGTGTCTGTGATTTAAAATATCTCCGACATCTCAATCTCTCATACACCGGAATCAAAAGGCTACCTGAGTCAATTGGCGCCTTGtggaaattacaagttttgatCTTAAGAGGTTGTTGGTACCTTTTTATGTTGCCTCCACATATAGCAAATTTGGTCAACTTACAGTTTCTTGACATTAGAGATACAAAGAATCTGAAAGAGATGCCATTGAATATTGGTAATTTGAGGAATCTTATTATCTTGTCCAAGTTTGTGGTAGGACCAGAGAGAGGGTCACAATTAAATGAGTTACAGAACTTGCCACATCTTCAAGGAGAGTTACTCATATCTAAATTGCAGATGGTGGAAGAATTTGGAGATGCAGCTAATGCTAATTTGTTTGGAAAGCAAGACCTTAGCAACTTATTCTTGCGTTGGAATGAAGGTTTTGGAAATTTCCGGAATACAAAATGTGAAGCACGGGTTCTTAACTCTCTGCGACCTCACACTAATCttgaaaatctcactatttcGTACTATGGTGGTGGAATATTCCCGTCATGGTTTGGTGATCCATCCTATTCTAACATAGTGTATTTGTGCTTGCATGCTTGTCTGAAAGTCACATCATTGCCATCACTTGGACAGCTCCCTTCACTCAGAGAATTATCTCTTGAAGGTCTAAGTGCAGTACGCATGATAGGCTCTGAATTTTACGGAACTAAAAGCCCTTTTCCATCCTTAACAATTTTGAAGTTTGAAGGGTTGTCAGCATGGAAAGATTGGTCTTATTATGCTGGAGGCCGAGAAGAAAAAGTACCATTCTCCTGTCTTCAGCATCTTGTTGTTCGAAGATGTCGAGAGTTGACAGGGGAATTACCTCGTCAATTAGATAATCTCATAAAGCTAGAAATTTGTTCATGCTTGCATTTGAATGACTCAACCAATGTGGTTTGTCTTCCATCTCTCTATGAGTTACACATTGAGGAATGTAACAAAGAGATCTTAAAGAGGTTGGACCACCTAACTTCTTTAACCATTCTCAAAATTGAGGATCTTGCTGAGCTTGTTTGCTTTGATAATGGATTTATTAGCCACTTGATCAACCTTAAGGAGCTTCGTATAAGAAGTTGTGAAAAGCTTACATACCTATGGCAAGATGGAGATGGAATGCGAAATCTTATTTGCCTCCAGAGTGTAGTCATTGAATATTGTCCTCAATTCACATCTTTTATGAGGGTACAAGGAGAGATTGAGCTGCCGCACaaccttgaaacaatacaattGGAGCATTGCGTGAGTTTAGAAAGGCTTCCAAGCAAGATGCACACACTTAGACGTTTGAGCATTTGggattgtccaaaaatcatgggACTAACCATTCCTCCAAATGACCCGAGCAGCAATAACAAGATGTCACAGCTTGAATATCTACAGATTGATCATTGTGATTCTTGGGTATCTTTTCCGTTTGCTAAGGATAGACTTGCTGCTTTGAAGACACTTGATATTAAGAGTTGCAAGGGAGTAGAGTCGCTAGCAGAGATCACCGCACTAGAATCACTAGAATCTCTAGATATTGGCAATTGTATGAATTTGAGAAGTCTACCACAGTGCCTTCGCATGCTCGTCCATCTCACTCATTTGGAAATAAGTGATTGTGCAGCACTGGAGATGGAGGACCTCCCTCCCCTTCCCCTCACCTTGTCGAGTCTTTCACTTTTTAGGTGTATGAAGATAAAGTCTATTGCCAGCGGTAACATTGATAGTTGTAACAATCTCACTTATTTGGAAATATGGGAGTGTCCAGCACTGGAGATGGAAGACTTCCCTCCCCTTCCAATCACCCTATTGCATCTTGCACTTTACTTATGTCCGAAGATAAAGTCATTAGAGTGGCATCGTCTTACGTCCCTTCAATGGCTAGAAATTATTCGTTGTGAAAATATCCAATGCTTCCCCGAAGGAGGTTTGCCTCCAAATTTGCGGTCGTTTTATATTAGGGGGTGCAAGAATATGAAGCAGCCAGTGAGAAAATGGGGCTTGCCCATGCTCACTTCCCTCGAGAGACTGGGAATGGACGGAAGCAGcatgggaggggagggagacaAGGAGTGCTTTCCTTCGGAGGATTCCTGgtgtcttctctttccttcctctcttacCTCTCTTCAGATTGGCCATATGAGGAACGTGGAAAGACTATCAAATGGCCTTCGcaaccatctctcctctctccaagAGTTATCGATTGAGTGTTGTCCAAAGTTGAGGgacttgccagaggatggcctccctccctccctccaacaaTTGCACATTCTTGGATGCGAGATTCTGAAAGATCGATGCTCAAAACACATCGGCgactattggcccctcatccaagAGATCCCTCTCATCTACATTTATGGTGAATAG